One part of the Clostridium thermosuccinogenes genome encodes these proteins:
- a CDS encoding YicC/YloC family endoribonuclease, whose product MIKSMTGFGRGEKREDGKEFVVEIKTVNHRYSDIYIKIPRQISFLEDRVRDVVSKRISRGKADVFISYDNYGEDSRKVIFDEALAKAYLNAVEQLRDKYGLKDDISVSLISGFPDVLRVEKEEEDAEKLWELLGEAVENALDALVSMREIEGQELKKNVLEKADCIEGILAEITKRAPNVVYEYKKRLENRIKELLDQQTVDESRIAMEVAIFADRCSIDEELVRLGSHINQLRETFNLEQPVGRKLDFLLQEMNREINTIGSKASDLEITRYVVEVKSELEKIREQIQNIE is encoded by the coding sequence ATGATAAAGAGCATGACTGGATTCGGCAGAGGGGAAAAGCGCGAAGACGGTAAGGAGTTTGTTGTTGAGATAAAGACGGTTAACCATAGATACAGTGATATTTACATAAAAATTCCCCGGCAGATTTCCTTCCTGGAAGACAGGGTAAGGGATGTTGTCTCAAAGAGAATATCGAGGGGCAAGGCCGATGTATTCATTTCGTATGATAACTATGGGGAAGACTCAAGGAAAGTAATTTTCGATGAAGCTCTGGCCAAGGCATATTTGAATGCGGTTGAACAACTTAGGGATAAATACGGCCTCAAAGATGATATATCGGTGTCATTGATATCCGGTTTTCCCGATGTTCTCAGAGTTGAAAAGGAAGAGGAAGATGCCGAAAAGCTGTGGGAGCTGCTGGGTGAAGCCGTAGAAAATGCTTTGGACGCGTTGGTTTCGATGAGGGAAATCGAAGGACAGGAATTAAAAAAGAATGTCCTGGAAAAAGCCGACTGCATAGAAGGCATACTGGCGGAGATCACCAAACGCGCACCCAATGTCGTTTATGAATATAAAAAGAGGCTGGAAAACAGGATAAAGGAACTCTTGGATCAGCAAACTGTGGATGAGAGCAGGATAGCGATGGAGGTTGCGATTTTTGCCGACAGATGCAGCATCGATGAAGAGCTGGTGCGCCTTGGCAGCCACATCAATCAGCTGAGGGAAACCTTTAACTTGGAACAGCCGGTAGGAAGAAAACTGGACTTTTTGCTCCAGGAAATGAACAGGGAGATTAATACGATAGGCTCTAAAGCAAGTGACCTCGAGATAACCAGGTATGTTGTGGAAGTAAAGAGTGAGCTTGAAAAAATAAGGGAACAAATACAGAATATTGAGTAA
- a CDS encoding 4Fe-4S double cluster binding domain-containing protein gives MSETVIKNQTDYFMGGMHLFSFKSNNGGKKKVESVCNSIKEEAMRYGYRLQLIDIRHLDDLEREIKTFQQIEELNGFQKWIVNELYDFHVPKLEFQVKSIIIMAVYHPMSTDVTFCYAGRNYEAKALVRAGLDRAREYLKEGLSRWGYHAKESYNLPMKRLAVHGGLAVYGRNNITYVEGLGSNVSYLAFFSDMPCEEDVWLELKVADLCAQCKCCIESCPTGAIREDRFLIDNQKCLSFFNESEGEFPDWLSKEVHHTLYDCLRCQEHCPLNASVVEDNIDGITFTEEETRMLLQGKGPEDFPKEFLNKVEKIDLFKWKNTLSRNMRAIMESKRM, from the coding sequence TTGAGTGAAACCGTTATAAAAAATCAAACAGATTATTTTATGGGTGGGATGCATCTATTTAGTTTTAAGAGCAATAATGGGGGGAAGAAGAAAGTGGAGAGTGTTTGTAATAGTATTAAAGAAGAGGCAATGAGATATGGATATAGGCTGCAGTTGATCGATATTAGGCATTTGGATGACCTTGAGAGGGAAATTAAAACATTTCAGCAGATAGAGGAGTTAAATGGATTTCAGAAATGGATAGTGAACGAGCTGTATGACTTTCATGTCCCAAAGTTGGAGTTTCAGGTAAAATCAATTATTATCATGGCAGTATATCATCCTATGAGTACAGATGTTACGTTCTGCTATGCAGGAAGAAATTATGAAGCTAAGGCATTGGTAAGGGCAGGGCTGGACAGAGCAAGGGAGTATCTAAAAGAAGGTTTATCCCGATGGGGATATCATGCCAAGGAAAGTTACAATCTTCCTATGAAGCGCTTGGCTGTTCATGGAGGATTAGCGGTGTATGGAAGAAACAACATCACCTATGTGGAGGGACTAGGGAGCAATGTTTCCTATCTTGCTTTTTTCTCTGATATGCCCTGTGAAGAAGATGTTTGGTTAGAACTTAAGGTGGCTGACCTTTGTGCCCAGTGCAAATGCTGTATTGAGTCATGTCCAACAGGCGCTATAAGAGAAGACAGATTTCTTATTGATAATCAGAAATGTTTATCTTTTTTTAATGAATCTGAAGGTGAATTTCCTGATTGGCTTTCCAAGGAGGTACATCATACCCTTTACGACTGTCTTAGGTGTCAGGAACACTGCCCACTTAATGCTTCTGTAGTTGAGGATAACATTGATGGGATAACCTTTACGGAAGAAGAAACAAGGATGCTCTTACAGGGGAAAGGTCCCGAGGATTTTCCAAAGGAATTTTTAAATAAGGTTGAGAAAATAGATCTGTTTAAGTGGAAGAATACCTTATCAAGGAATATGCGGGCTATTATGGAAAGCAAGAGGATGTAA
- the ppdK gene encoding pyruvate, phosphate dikinase, translated as MTKYVYLFSEGNASMRNLLGGKGANLAEMTSLGLPVPRGFTVTTEACTRYYNDGKIIAKEIEDQIYEALAKTESIVGKKFGDPENPFLVSVRSGARASMPGMMDTILNLGLNDTVVEGLAKLTNNPRFAYDSYRRFIQMFSDVVMEVEKNKFESILDAVKEENGAKFDTDLTADHLKEVVRRYKELFKKEKGFEFPQDPKVQLMEAVKAVFRSWDNPRAIVYRRLNDIPGDWGTAVNVQEMVYGNMGNDSGTGVAFTRNPATGEKKIYGEFLMNAQGEDVVAGIRTPQSIDQLKEVMPEVYDEFLKIAEILEKHYRDMQDMEFTIERGKLFMLQTRNGKRTAAAALKIAVDLVAEGMATKEEALMKVDPKQLDALLHPNFDEKALKAAKPIAKGLPASPGAATGRIYFSAEDAIEASKGGETNVILVRLETSPEDIEGMHVSQGILTGRGGMTSHAAVVARGMGTCCVAGCSEIKINEEEKFFIDKNGKKYCEGDWISLDGSTGNVYGERLPTVQPEMTGYFATLMQWADEVRKLKIRTNADTPNDAAQARKFGAEGIGLCRTEHMFFDADRIPAMREMIVARTVEQRRKALDKLLPMQRSDFEGLFEAMGGYPVTIRFLDPPLHEFLPQEDEDIAALAQEMGLTFEELKGIVADLHEFNPMMGHRGCRLAVTYPEIAEMQTRAVIEAAINVNKKGMNVIPEIMIPLVGEAKELKYVKDVVVKTANEVIEKAGVKLEYKVGTMIEIPRAAITADEIAREAEFFSFGTNDLTQMTFGFSRDDAGKFLEEYYNKKIYESDPFARLDQHGVGKLIEMAAKLGRGTRPDIKLGICGEHGGDPSSIEFCHKIGLDYVSCSPFRVPIARLAAAQAAIKNK; from the coding sequence ATGACAAAGTATGTTTATCTTTTTAGTGAAGGAAATGCTTCCATGAGAAATCTCCTGGGAGGAAAGGGAGCAAACCTGGCAGAAATGACCAGTCTTGGCCTGCCTGTGCCCAGAGGATTTACAGTTACCACAGAAGCATGCACAAGGTATTATAACGACGGCAAAATTATTGCCAAGGAAATTGAAGATCAAATTTATGAAGCCCTGGCAAAGACAGAAAGCATCGTAGGAAAGAAATTTGGCGATCCTGAGAATCCGTTCTTGGTATCGGTCCGTTCAGGCGCCAGAGCTTCAATGCCGGGTATGATGGACACCATATTGAATCTGGGTCTCAATGATACCGTTGTTGAAGGTCTTGCAAAACTCACAAATAACCCGAGGTTTGCCTATGACAGCTACAGAAGGTTTATTCAGATGTTCAGCGATGTTGTAATGGAAGTTGAAAAGAATAAATTTGAGAGCATACTGGATGCCGTAAAAGAGGAGAACGGAGCTAAATTCGATACGGATTTGACAGCTGATCATCTCAAAGAGGTTGTCAGAAGATACAAGGAGCTCTTTAAAAAGGAAAAAGGCTTTGAGTTCCCTCAGGACCCCAAGGTTCAGCTGATGGAAGCGGTAAAGGCCGTGTTCCGTTCATGGGACAACCCAAGGGCTATTGTTTACAGAAGACTCAATGATATTCCCGGAGACTGGGGTACAGCAGTAAATGTGCAGGAAATGGTATACGGCAACATGGGGAACGATTCCGGCACAGGAGTTGCTTTCACCAGGAACCCAGCCACCGGTGAAAAGAAGATATACGGAGAATTTCTTATGAACGCACAGGGAGAAGACGTTGTTGCGGGAATTAGGACTCCTCAATCCATAGATCAGCTAAAGGAAGTAATGCCGGAGGTTTACGACGAATTCCTCAAAATAGCCGAAATCCTGGAAAAACACTACAGGGATATGCAGGATATGGAGTTCACCATTGAAAGAGGCAAGCTCTTCATGCTGCAGACGAGAAACGGAAAGAGAACTGCAGCGGCTGCCCTGAAGATTGCTGTTGACCTTGTTGCCGAAGGAATGGCAACCAAGGAAGAAGCATTGATGAAGGTAGATCCAAAGCAGTTGGACGCACTGCTTCACCCCAATTTTGACGAAAAAGCACTGAAGGCTGCGAAGCCCATTGCAAAAGGTTTACCGGCTTCACCGGGAGCAGCTACCGGAAGAATATACTTCTCGGCCGAAGATGCCATCGAAGCATCGAAAGGCGGAGAGACCAACGTTATTCTGGTAAGGCTGGAAACCTCACCTGAGGATATTGAAGGCATGCATGTTTCCCAGGGTATTTTGACCGGCAGGGGAGGTATGACTTCCCATGCGGCAGTTGTGGCTCGTGGCATGGGTACGTGCTGTGTGGCAGGATGCAGTGAAATAAAGATAAATGAAGAAGAGAAGTTCTTTATAGACAAGAATGGTAAGAAATATTGTGAAGGAGACTGGATTTCACTGGATGGCTCCACTGGTAATGTATATGGAGAAAGGCTGCCGACAGTTCAGCCGGAAATGACAGGGTACTTTGCTACCCTTATGCAGTGGGCTGATGAGGTCAGGAAATTAAAGATAAGGACAAATGCCGACACACCTAACGATGCAGCACAGGCACGGAAATTTGGTGCTGAAGGTATCGGCCTCTGCCGTACTGAGCATATGTTCTTCGATGCCGACAGAATACCTGCCATGAGGGAAATGATTGTGGCAAGGACAGTAGAGCAGAGAAGAAAGGCTCTCGACAAGCTGCTGCCCATGCAGAGAAGTGACTTCGAGGGATTGTTCGAGGCTATGGGAGGATATCCTGTGACCATCAGGTTCCTGGATCCCCCGCTGCATGAATTCCTGCCCCAGGAGGATGAGGATATAGCCGCTCTTGCACAGGAAATGGGACTCACCTTCGAAGAGTTGAAGGGTATAGTGGCAGACCTGCATGAATTCAACCCGATGATGGGACACAGAGGATGCCGCCTTGCGGTTACCTATCCCGAAATAGCTGAAATGCAGACCCGGGCAGTTATAGAAGCTGCAATAAATGTAAACAAGAAAGGCATGAACGTCATACCGGAGATCATGATTCCTTTGGTAGGAGAGGCTAAAGAGCTTAAGTATGTCAAGGACGTTGTTGTGAAGACAGCCAACGAGGTCATAGAAAAAGCAGGAGTCAAGCTGGAATACAAAGTAGGTACAATGATTGAGATACCGAGAGCTGCTATAACTGCAGACGAAATCGCCAGAGAAGCGGAATTTTTCTCCTTCGGTACCAACGACCTTACCCAGATGACTTTCGGCTTTAGCCGTGATGACGCCGGTAAGTTCCTTGAGGAGTATTACAACAAGAAGATATATGAGTCAGACCCCTTTGCAAGACTTGATCAGCATGGCGTCGGAAAGCTTATAGAGATGGCTGCCAAGCTGGGTAGAGGGACAAGACCTGACATCAAGCTTGGAATCTGTGGTGAGCATGGAGGAGATCCATCATCCATAGAATTCTGCCATAAAATAGGGTTGGATTATGTATCCTGTTCTCCTTTCCGTGTGCCGATAGCAAGGCTTGCAGCAGCTCAAGCTGCCATTAAAAATAAATAG
- the gmk gene encoding guanylate kinase — MSREGLLVIVCGPSGVGKGTILSALKERNGNIRYSISATTRSPRQGEEDGVNYFFKTREEFEEMIKNDELIEWDEYCGNFYGTPRSYVEQTIKQGYDVILEITVEGALNIKKKYPDCVSIFLLPPSFAELRRRIVGRGTESDEIITKRLEAARKEIEQVDKYDYVVINDYVEKTADSLNYILHSEKLKYTRNTDVLQRIGMKD, encoded by the coding sequence ATGTCGCGTGAAGGTTTGCTGGTTATAGTGTGTGGTCCGTCGGGTGTAGGAAAAGGGACCATACTTTCTGCGCTTAAAGAAAGAAACGGCAATATCAGATACTCTATTTCCGCTACTACCAGGAGTCCCAGGCAAGGTGAGGAAGACGGGGTCAATTATTTCTTTAAGACTCGGGAAGAGTTTGAAGAAATGATAAAGAACGATGAGCTTATTGAGTGGGATGAATACTGTGGTAATTTTTACGGCACACCACGAAGCTATGTGGAGCAGACCATTAAGCAGGGATATGATGTTATCCTGGAGATCACAGTGGAAGGTGCTTTGAATATAAAGAAAAAATATCCCGATTGCGTTTCGATATTTTTGCTGCCGCCGTCCTTTGCTGAATTAAGAAGGCGTATAGTAGGCAGGGGTACGGAAAGTGATGAAATAATAACAAAAAGGCTGGAAGCAGCGCGAAAAGAAATAGAACAGGTAGACAAATATGATTATGTTGTCATCAACGATTACGTTGAGAAAACGGCAGACAGCCTTAACTACATACTGCATTCCGAAAAGCTGAAATACACTAGGAATACTGATGTTTTGCAAAGAATTGGCATGAAGGATTAA
- a CDS encoding glycine--tRNA ligase, giving the protein MAVEKTMEKIVALAKNRGFVYPGSEIYGGLANAWDYGPLGVELKNNVKKAWWKKFVQESPYNVGVDCAILMNPQVWVASGHVGGFSDPLIDCKQCKTRHRADKLIEDWNKENNINQPVDGWTNEQLIGYIKEKGVKCPDCGSTNFTDIRKFNLMFKTFQGVTEDSKAEIYLRPETAQGIFVNFKNVQRTTRKKIPFGIGQIGKSFRNEITPGNFTFRTREFEQMELEFFCEPGKDLEWFNYWKEFCMNWLLSLGIKKENLKMRDHSKEELSHYSNATTDIEFKFPFGWGELWGIADRTDFDLRQHMEHSKEDLSYFDPNTNEKYVPYCIEPSLGADRVTLAFLCDAYDEEEVAEGDVRTVLRFHPAIAPVKIAVLPLSKKLGDEAYKLYEKLTKKYVCEYDETGSIGKRYRRQDEIGTPFCITFDFDSLNDQSVTIRDRDTMQQVRLKIDELDEYFADKFEF; this is encoded by the coding sequence GTGGCAGTAGAAAAAACAATGGAAAAAATAGTTGCGTTGGCAAAAAACAGAGGTTTTGTTTATCCGGGATCGGAAATATACGGCGGATTGGCTAACGCATGGGATTATGGCCCGCTGGGGGTAGAATTGAAGAACAATGTTAAAAAGGCATGGTGGAAGAAGTTTGTCCAGGAGAGCCCATACAATGTCGGTGTGGATTGTGCAATTCTGATGAATCCTCAGGTTTGGGTTGCTTCGGGGCATGTAGGCGGATTCAGCGACCCTCTGATAGACTGTAAGCAATGTAAAACCCGTCACAGAGCTGACAAACTGATAGAGGACTGGAACAAGGAGAATAATATAAATCAGCCTGTGGACGGATGGACTAATGAACAGTTGATCGGGTACATAAAGGAAAAGGGAGTAAAATGCCCTGATTGCGGCTCAACTAATTTTACCGACATCAGGAAGTTCAATCTCATGTTTAAAACCTTCCAGGGTGTAACGGAGGATTCAAAAGCCGAGATTTATCTAAGGCCTGAGACGGCACAGGGTATTTTTGTCAACTTCAAGAATGTGCAAAGGACTACAAGGAAAAAGATTCCTTTTGGAATAGGACAGATAGGTAAATCCTTCAGAAATGAAATAACACCGGGTAATTTTACTTTCAGGACTCGCGAGTTTGAGCAGATGGAGCTGGAGTTCTTCTGCGAGCCGGGAAAAGACCTCGAGTGGTTCAATTACTGGAAGGAATTCTGCATGAACTGGCTTCTGAGTCTTGGAATAAAGAAAGAAAACCTTAAAATGAGAGATCACAGCAAAGAGGAGCTTTCTCACTACAGCAATGCCACCACCGACATCGAATTCAAATTCCCGTTCGGATGGGGCGAACTTTGGGGCATTGCGGACAGAACTGATTTTGACCTCAGACAGCATATGGAGCATTCCAAAGAAGATCTTTCATATTTTGATCCCAATACGAATGAGAAATATGTGCCTTACTGCATTGAGCCTTCACTGGGAGCAGACAGGGTTACCCTGGCATTCCTGTGCGATGCTTATGATGAGGAAGAAGTTGCAGAAGGCGATGTGAGGACAGTTCTTCGTTTCCATCCGGCTATTGCACCGGTCAAGATTGCCGTACTGCCTTTGTCGAAAAAGCTGGGAGATGAAGCCTACAAGCTTTATGAGAAGCTCACAAAGAAATATGTGTGCGAATACGACGAAACCGGCAGCATAGGCAAGAGATACAGAAGGCAGGATGAAATAGGAACACCTTTCTGCATTACCTTTGATTTTGATTCGCTGAACGACCAAAGCGTAACCATCAGAGACAGGGATACAATGCAGCAGGTAAGGCTGAAAATAGATGAACTGGATGAGTATTTTGCGGACAAGTTCGAGTTCTAA
- a CDS encoding DUF6273 domain-containing protein, with translation MQVGDRIVFDRYEWRVLDMQSSMALIITEKIVEQRAYHNVYKDTTWKDCEIRRYLNSEFYDRFEDANKSRIIQASVINPDNPWYGTKAGEDVQDNIFLLSLDEVCRYFGDSTEKLYNRGNNRYWKKNDENNSKRMAVFGNMYFWWWLRSPGRHNRLAAYVHGTDGCVGVNGNNITNSNGGIRPALWLKL, from the coding sequence ATGCAAGTAGGAGATAGAATAGTATTTGACAGGTATGAATGGCGCGTACTTGACATGCAAAGCAGCATGGCTTTGATTATAACCGAAAAAATAGTGGAGCAACGCGCCTACCATAATGTTTATAAGGACACAACATGGAAGGACTGTGAGATAAGAAGATATCTTAACAGTGAATTTTATGACAGGTTTGAAGATGCTAATAAATCAAGAATCATTCAAGCATCAGTTATAAACCCGGACAACCCATGGTATGGCACAAAAGCGGGAGAAGATGTGCAGGATAACATATTCTTATTGAGCCTTGATGAAGTATGCAGATATTTTGGTGACAGCACCGAAAAACTATATAACCGAGGTAATAATAGGTATTGGAAAAAGAATGATGAGAATAACAGCAAGAGAATGGCAGTATTTGGGAATATGTATTTCTGGTGGTGGCTTAGATCACCCGGCCGTCATAACCGCCTCGCTGCGTATGTCCATGGAACCGACGGTTGCGTAGGTGTAAATGGCAATAATATAACCAACAGTAACGGGGGCATTCGTCCTGCTTTGTGGCTGAAATTATAA
- a CDS encoding 16S rRNA (uracil(1498)-N(3))-methyltransferase, with translation MPRFFVDKSNVTADSVNITGDDVNHIKRVLRLRPGEIITVNDLDGTDYQVKLESFDEESIYGSIISSCPNTTESMLDITLFQGLPKSDKMDLIIQKSVELGVKKIVPVLTERTIVKISGEKDARNKVVRWQRIALEAAKQCNRGFIPQVVAPVDFDEALKMAAEAELGIIPYEKEEEARMKSHLKSGIRTVAVMIGPEGGFSEGEVQRAIDAGIKPVTLGPRILRTETAGIVALSIIGYEIGDI, from the coding sequence ATGCCTAGATTCTTTGTAGACAAAAGCAATGTGACGGCAGATTCCGTTAATATCACGGGGGATGATGTCAATCATATCAAACGTGTTCTGAGGCTGAGGCCTGGTGAAATCATAACTGTCAACGACTTAGACGGTACGGATTACCAGGTAAAGCTCGAAAGCTTTGACGAAGAAAGCATATATGGGAGCATTATAAGCTCCTGCCCCAATACAACGGAATCCATGCTTGATATAACATTATTCCAGGGACTGCCTAAGTCCGACAAGATGGACTTGATAATACAGAAAAGCGTTGAGCTGGGTGTTAAGAAAATCGTACCGGTTTTGACTGAAAGGACGATTGTAAAAATATCCGGTGAAAAGGATGCGCGCAATAAAGTTGTCCGATGGCAGAGAATTGCCCTGGAGGCGGCAAAACAGTGCAACAGGGGTTTTATCCCACAGGTGGTCGCTCCGGTGGATTTTGATGAGGCTTTGAAGATGGCGGCAGAAGCCGAACTGGGTATAATACCTTATGAGAAGGAAGAGGAAGCCAGGATGAAAAGTCACCTGAAAAGTGGAATCCGGACGGTTGCCGTGATGATAGGACCGGAAGGAGGGTTTTCTGAAGGAGAGGTGCAAAGGGCAATTGATGCAGGAATAAAGCCCGTAACCCTCGGACCCAGAATTTTGCGGACGGAGACAGCCGGCATTGTGGCACTGTCGATAATAGGGTATGAGATAGGTGATATATGA
- the remA gene encoding extracellular matrix/biofilm regulator RemA, translated as MKLINIGFGNIVSASRLVAIVSPESAPIKRIIQEARERGMLIDATYGRRTRAVIITDSDHIILSAVQPETVAHRLNDAKEAEAEPIDDIIEDGE; from the coding sequence ATGAAATTAATTAATATTGGATTTGGCAACATAGTATCGGCCAGCAGACTGGTAGCAATTGTGAGCCCTGAGTCCGCTCCGATAAAGAGAATAATTCAGGAAGCAAGAGAAAGAGGAATGCTTATAGATGCAACTTACGGAAGGAGAACAAGAGCAGTTATAATAACGGACAGCGATCATATAATCCTGTCGGCGGTACAGCCGGAAACAGTTGCCCACAGGCTGAATGATGCAAAAGAAGCTGAAGCAGAACCAATAGATGATATAATTGAAGATGGTGAATAG
- the prmA gene encoding 50S ribosomal protein L11 methyltransferase encodes MKWNEIKIKTTEEAYDAISEMLTSIGSGGVAIEDPNEIKREIEKPNTLDYADDEFLNSLGEDIIIKAYFPEDRNITELVGLIKEKLNFISEFLDVGEGYQGYREMNEQDWANEWKKYYKPDYITSSIVIKPTWEQYTKKGSELVIELDPGMAFGTGSHETTRMCAQLLEKYVKEGDRVIDVGCGTGILSIISAKLGASYVAAVDIDSVAVKVARENCRINHVEETIDVSEGVLTDVDIEEQKADVIVANIIASVIVDIAEAVPRYIKKGGYFITSGIIKERKQEVIDAYTGRNFVPEEVIETGEWVAMAFRCLDSL; translated from the coding sequence ATGAAGTGGAATGAGATAAAAATTAAGACTACCGAGGAAGCATACGACGCAATCTCGGAGATGCTCACCTCGATAGGCTCCGGAGGTGTGGCCATCGAGGACCCCAATGAGATAAAAAGGGAAATTGAGAAACCTAATACTCTGGATTATGCCGATGATGAGTTTTTAAATTCATTAGGAGAGGACATAATAATAAAAGCATATTTTCCTGAAGACAGAAATATTACAGAACTGGTTGGATTGATAAAGGAAAAGCTGAATTTTATTTCGGAGTTTCTCGATGTCGGAGAGGGCTACCAGGGATACAGGGAAATGAATGAGCAGGATTGGGCGAATGAATGGAAAAAGTACTATAAGCCCGATTATATTACCAGCAGCATAGTTATAAAGCCAACCTGGGAGCAATATACGAAAAAAGGCAGCGAACTGGTCATTGAGCTGGACCCGGGGATGGCTTTCGGGACCGGTTCCCATGAGACCACCCGCATGTGTGCCCAGCTTCTTGAAAAGTACGTAAAAGAGGGTGACAGGGTTATCGACGTGGGGTGCGGCACCGGGATACTGTCGATAATTTCTGCAAAGCTGGGAGCAAGCTATGTTGCTGCTGTTGATATAGACAGCGTGGCGGTCAAGGTGGCCAGGGAGAATTGCAGAATCAACCATGTGGAAGAAACCATCGACGTATCTGAGGGAGTGCTGACGGATGTCGATATCGAGGAGCAAAAAGCCGATGTCATAGTGGCCAACATAATCGCCAGTGTGATTGTTGACATTGCGGAGGCAGTTCCAAGATATATAAAGAAGGGTGGATATTTCATAACTTCCGGCATAATAAAGGAGAGAAAGCAGGAGGTTATAGATGCATACACCGGCAGAAATTTCGTACCGGAAGAAGTAATAGAAACTGGTGAATGGGTGGCGATGGCGTTCCGATGCCTAGATTCTTTGTAG
- the rpoZ gene encoding DNA-directed RNA polymerase subunit omega yields MIYPPINELSDKVDSRYTLVVETAKRARQLVDGSPKLTKFNSDKPVTIAIHEIYEDKITYVRTKDGIK; encoded by the coding sequence ATGATATATCCGCCAATTAATGAATTATCAGACAAAGTTGACAGCAGGTATACCCTGGTGGTGGAAACCGCAAAAAGGGCAAGGCAATTGGTTGACGGATCGCCAAAGCTTACAAAGTTTAATTCCGATAAGCCGGTTACAATAGCTATACATGAGATTTATGAAGACAAAATAACGTATGTGCGTACCAAGGACGGAATTAAATGA